A window of the Lepisosteus oculatus isolate fLepOcu1 chromosome 14, fLepOcu1.hap2, whole genome shotgun sequence genome harbors these coding sequences:
- the LOC138243383 gene encoding zona pellucida sperm-binding protein 3-like, translating to MGYFEVANLAGTLGELALQADLPALEDTAQSEDLNLADAPSEDLSASENDSRSLAPDFRRLPVSRDAYSPYFDKEKMKPEAGSRPLPAYIKSVLFPPQRGRQPARPAIGGTRGVAVWCDLSRMYVRVSRLLFGFSCRPSEVTLGNCSVSRTTRSYFYFIYGLHECGPERSVVQGRLVYSNTLRYALPSSSVPVHRFIPFSVPVKCSYNRFHYSYKDEYFLGQPMYF from the exons atgggctatttcgaagtcgcaaat ctggctgggactctcgggGAATTAGCGCTCCAGGCCGACCTCCCGGCTCTCGAAGACACAGCCCAGTCGGAGGACTTGAACCTGGCAGATGCGCCCTCCGAAGACCTGTCTGCAAGCGAGAACGACTCGCGGTCCTTGGCTCCCGACTTCCGCCGCCTTCCCGTATCCAGAGACGCGTACTCGCCCTACTTcgacaaggagaagatgaagcccgaagccggcagccgccccttacccgcctacatcaagagcgtcctgtttcctccccagcgagggcggcagccggctcgcccggccatcgggggcaccagaggagtggctgtgtggtgtgacctcagcaggatgtacgtgagggtcagtcggctcctgttcggcttcagctgtcggccatcggaggtgaccttgggcaactgcagcgtcagccgaaccacacgcagttacttctacttcatctacgggcttcacgagtgcggccccgagcgatcg gttgtccagggccgcctggtgtactccaacactctccGCTATGCCCTGCCCTCCTCCAGTGTGCCTGTGCATcgcttcattcccttctctgtgcctgtcaagtgctcctacaacag gttccactactcctacaag GATGAGTACTTCCTGggtcagcccatgtacttctag